A window from Streptomyces sp. NBC_00271 encodes these proteins:
- a CDS encoding aldo/keto reductase, with protein sequence MTDSRIANVELGTGGPEVGVQGLGCMGMSFAYGPTDADEARATLERALELGVTLFDTADVYGMGENEKFISPFVKAHRDEVVLATKFGIFRDPAEPTKRIIRNDTSYIRQAVEGSLRRLDVEVIDLYYMHRRDVNIPIEETVGTMAELVREGKVKHLGLSEVTGGELRAAHAVHPITAVQSEWSLFSRDIEAGVVPAVRELGIALVPYSPLGRGFLTGSFVNADQDLTSDDFRRTMPRFTGDNAAANAALLEPVRAVAEAHGASPGQIALAWVQQQASLLGLPVVPIPGTRKRTRVEENTAATRIVLTEDELAVLEPIASKVAGDRYADMSFSSAGRE encoded by the coding sequence ATGACGGACAGCAGGATCGCGAACGTGGAACTGGGCACCGGCGGCCCCGAGGTCGGCGTACAGGGCCTCGGCTGCATGGGCATGAGTTTCGCGTACGGGCCCACGGACGCCGACGAGGCCCGGGCCACCCTGGAACGGGCGCTGGAACTCGGCGTCACGCTCTTCGACACTGCCGACGTGTACGGCATGGGGGAGAACGAGAAGTTCATCTCGCCCTTCGTCAAGGCGCACCGCGACGAAGTCGTCCTCGCCACGAAGTTCGGCATCTTCCGTGATCCCGCCGAGCCGACGAAGCGGATCATCCGCAACGACACGTCGTACATCCGCCAGGCTGTTGAGGGGAGCCTGCGGCGGCTGGACGTCGAGGTGATCGACCTCTACTACATGCACCGTCGTGACGTGAACATACCCATCGAGGAGACCGTCGGCACGATGGCGGAGCTGGTGCGCGAGGGCAAGGTCAAGCACCTCGGGCTGAGCGAGGTCACCGGCGGGGAGCTGCGCGCCGCGCACGCCGTGCACCCGATTACGGCCGTGCAGTCGGAGTGGTCGCTGTTCAGCCGGGACATCGAGGCGGGCGTGGTGCCGGCGGTCCGTGAGCTGGGCATCGCTCTGGTGCCGTACTCGCCGCTCGGGCGTGGTTTCCTCACCGGTTCGTTCGTCAACGCCGACCAGGATCTGACCTCGGACGACTTCCGCCGTACGATGCCGCGTTTCACCGGCGACAACGCGGCCGCCAACGCCGCGCTGCTGGAGCCGGTGCGCGCGGTCGCCGAGGCGCACGGGGCGTCGCCGGGGCAGATCGCGCTGGCCTGGGTGCAGCAGCAGGCGTCGTTGCTCGGGTTGCCGGTGGTGCCGATTCCGGGCACGCGTAAGCGCACGCGTGTCGAGGAGAACACGGCGGCCACGCGGATTG